One Sphingopyxis macrogoltabida genomic region harbors:
- a CDS encoding spinster family MFS transporter has translation MSNKVEAIDAAEAANPWELYGAGQRRTLLFILFLTGTSNYADRNVIGVLLEPIKAEFGVSDTMLGLLTGLAFAIFYVTVGLPIAWLADRGNRKKIIVWSLTVWSIMTALCGVAQNFWQLALARVGVGAGEAGAVPPAQSLIADYYPPEQRAGALGVYMMSSMAGYIIGMTAGGWVAQHYGWREAFLVIGLPGFLLAVAAHFVLREPRLQAGFAVAPEATEDARQSIKLLLAKPAYRNIVYALVVYFLMAYGALVFTASFMIRVHGLTVAEAGGLFGIMSAVGAVVGNLGGGKLGDYLAKRDIAWVAKFPGLALIAALPLYVGSFAMGSVALMIPLSLIGGILLTGAVPTIFAALHVICGSKRRAMAVALAFFFANLIGLGLGPVLAGAISDHMAQIYGPAEGLRYALMIMSLTFLPAGIFMLRAAKYLKSDLEE, from the coding sequence ATGAGCAACAAGGTCGAAGCGATCGATGCGGCGGAGGCCGCGAATCCTTGGGAGCTTTACGGGGCGGGGCAGCGGCGAACGCTGCTGTTCATTCTCTTCCTGACCGGCACGTCCAACTATGCCGACCGCAATGTGATCGGCGTCCTGCTCGAACCGATCAAGGCCGAATTCGGCGTCTCGGACACGATGCTCGGGCTGCTGACCGGGCTGGCCTTTGCGATCTTCTACGTCACGGTCGGGCTGCCCATCGCGTGGCTCGCCGATCGCGGCAACCGGAAGAAGATCATCGTCTGGTCGCTCACCGTGTGGAGCATTATGACCGCGCTGTGCGGCGTTGCGCAGAATTTCTGGCAACTGGCGCTGGCGCGGGTCGGGGTCGGGGCGGGGGAGGCGGGGGCGGTGCCCCCCGCGCAGAGCCTGATCGCCGATTATTACCCGCCCGAACAGCGGGCCGGCGCGCTCGGCGTCTATATGATGTCGTCGATGGCGGGTTATATCATCGGCATGACCGCCGGCGGCTGGGTCGCGCAGCATTATGGCTGGCGCGAGGCTTTCCTCGTCATCGGCCTGCCGGGTTTCCTGCTCGCCGTCGCGGCGCATTTCGTCCTGCGTGAGCCCCGGCTCCAGGCCGGCTTCGCCGTCGCTCCCGAAGCGACCGAGGATGCGCGGCAAAGCATCAAGCTGCTGCTCGCCAAGCCCGCCTATCGCAACATCGTCTATGCGCTCGTCGTCTATTTCCTGATGGCCTATGGCGCGCTGGTCTTCACCGCTTCGTTCATGATCCGGGTGCATGGGCTGACCGTGGCCGAGGCGGGCGGGCTGTTCGGGATCATGTCGGCGGTCGGCGCGGTGGTCGGCAATCTCGGCGGCGGCAAGCTCGGCGACTATCTGGCGAAACGCGATATCGCGTGGGTGGCGAAGTTTCCGGGGCTCGCGCTGATCGCGGCGCTGCCGCTTTATGTCGGCTCGTTCGCCATGGGTTCGGTGGCCCTGATGATCCCGCTGTCGCTGATTGGCGGCATATTGCTGACGGGCGCGGTCCCGACGATCTTCGCGGCGCTGCACGTCATTTGCGGCAGCAAGCGGCGGGCGATGGCGGTCGCGCTCGCCTTCTTCTTCGCCAATCTGATCGGGCTCGGGCTCGGTCCGGTCCTTGCCGGGGCGATCAGCGATCATATGGCGCAGATCTACGGCCCCGCCGAAGGGTTGCGCTATGCGCTGATGATCATGTCGCTGACCTTTCTGCCGGCCGGGATCTTCATGTTGCGTGCGGCAAAATATCTGAAATCCGACCTCGAAGAATGA
- a CDS encoding DUF885 domain-containing protein, with the protein MTLSPLENFGSALRVIDDVWSALNGNGFLGGDKDAPIRFPDIGFAAATERAARGRALLDRIDAIDSAALPHDLPYTLEMARQIAERWSREADWYWLVFDPLGGGFYAMFAPTAYCGGFLLNVFGPRIGGYSFASRGDGDRYVGLIRDYGRLVQQMHERTAGQAERGIFMPRLQLEQSIPLIEGFRDGITAMLTPDASRLAAVDAAPVLAQISSAIADDVIPAFNAFLAFLKNPAYAENAPESVGISQYPGGSEVYAELVRLHTTLDLTPEQVHATGLARMADIGSQMQALLDEAGFTGSPIDYLDAVRNNPAWRASGAEAIGAVFQRYIDRIAPHIDATFNFKPRAGHGVAPLPDALTGSMTFGYYTPPTPTDDKGRYIFNAPNLSQGPLNNVGALNYHELVPGHHFHLATQDENETLHPLRRKAFVNAFNEGWAEYAATLAGEMGMYPEPEERFGRLMMDAFLTCRLVVDTGMNALGWSLEQARDYMRANAFMPEQEIRSESVRYSCDIPGQALAYKLGDTVIYEAREKMRAALGNRFDIRDFHDAVLRPGALPLPLLQRNVEEQTQRIAAG; encoded by the coding sequence ATGACCTTGAGCCCCCTCGAAAATTTCGGTTCGGCATTGCGCGTGATCGACGATGTCTGGTCGGCCCTGAACGGCAACGGCTTTCTCGGCGGCGACAAGGACGCGCCGATACGATTTCCCGATATCGGATTTGCGGCAGCGACCGAGCGCGCCGCGCGCGGCCGCGCGCTGCTCGACCGCATAGACGCCATCGACAGCGCCGCCCTGCCCCACGACCTGCCCTATACGCTCGAGATGGCGCGGCAGATTGCCGAACGGTGGTCGCGCGAAGCGGATTGGTACTGGCTCGTCTTCGACCCGCTCGGTGGCGGCTTTTATGCGATGTTCGCCCCCACCGCCTATTGCGGCGGCTTCCTCCTCAACGTCTTCGGCCCGCGGATCGGCGGGTACAGCTTTGCGTCGCGCGGCGACGGCGATCGCTATGTCGGACTGATCCGCGATTACGGCCGGCTGGTGCAGCAGATGCACGAACGCACCGCAGGCCAGGCCGAGCGGGGCATCTTCATGCCACGCCTGCAGCTCGAACAGTCGATCCCGCTTATCGAAGGCTTCCGCGACGGCATCACGGCGATGCTGACCCCCGACGCATCGCGGCTCGCCGCGGTCGACGCCGCGCCCGTGCTCGCGCAGATAAGCTCGGCGATTGCCGACGATGTGATCCCGGCCTTCAACGCCTTCCTGGCCTTCCTGAAAAACCCCGCCTATGCCGAAAACGCTCCCGAAAGCGTCGGCATTTCCCAATATCCGGGTGGCAGCGAGGTCTATGCCGAGCTGGTGCGTCTGCACACGACGCTCGACCTGACGCCCGAACAGGTTCACGCGACCGGCCTCGCGCGGATGGCCGATATCGGATCGCAGATGCAGGCGCTGCTCGACGAAGCAGGCTTCACGGGGAGCCCGATCGACTATCTCGATGCGGTCAGGAACAACCCGGCGTGGCGCGCTTCCGGCGCCGAAGCGATCGGCGCGGTGTTCCAGCGCTATATCGACCGCATCGCGCCGCACATCGACGCGACCTTCAATTTCAAGCCCAGGGCCGGCCACGGCGTCGCGCCGTTGCCCGACGCGCTGACCGGTTCGATGACCTTCGGCTATTACACGCCGCCGACGCCGACCGACGACAAGGGCCGCTATATCTTCAACGCGCCGAACCTGTCGCAGGGGCCGCTCAACAACGTCGGCGCGCTCAATTATCACGAGCTGGTCCCCGGCCACCATTTCCACCTTGCGACACAGGACGAGAACGAGACGCTCCACCCGCTGCGCCGCAAGGCGTTCGTCAATGCCTTCAACGAAGGCTGGGCCGAATATGCCGCGACGCTGGCGGGCGAAATGGGCATGTATCCCGAACCGGAGGAACGCTTCGGCCGGCTGATGATGGACGCCTTCCTGACCTGCCGCCTCGTCGTCGATACCGGGATGAACGCGCTCGGCTGGTCGCTCGAGCAGGCGCGCGACTATATGCGCGCGAACGCCTTCATGCCCGAGCAGGAAATCCGTTCGGAATCGGTTCGCTATTCGTGCGACATTCCGGGGCAGGCGCTCGCCTACAAGCTGGGCGACACCGTCATCTACGAAGCGCGCGAGAAAATGCGCGCCGCACTCGGCAACCGTTTCGACATCCGCGATTTCCACGACGCGGTGCTGCG